In the Euphorbia lathyris chromosome 5, ddEupLath1.1, whole genome shotgun sequence genome, one interval contains:
- the LOC136228978 gene encoding F-box protein At3g07870-like — translation MPVPEFVFNCSGLLHRTRNSFAASENLLWRLPIKSIIQCRCVCKSWRSLITTPHFISTHLRNTKTKTHIFVHQQGKRTGSYSFVFDNDNQDYLRPISPYLPHPAPGTYSRILGSVNGLMCISVIAQSTGVHIVNLILFNPSIQHFLSIPPPHSYSLFGWYVTGFGFDERTQDYKILLIDSRDGFVYSSNSNCWRRLITPPVHFFWDSEVFVNGRIHLLAFHKTPVKSYTNSIILFDVKDETFGQISLPECLANSHDADITMMEFGESSIALIERTLRGVTLDKANDVDTTPFATAEIAHVEEDELELKRSKHVRSTKDIV, via the exons ATGCCAGTTCCGGAATTTGTCTTCAATTGCAGTGGCCTACTTCACAGAACAAGGAACTCGTTTGCTGCTTCAG AGAATCTATTGTGGAGGCTGCCGATAAAGTCCATTATCCAGTGCAGGTGTGTCTGTAAATCATGGCGTTCTCTCATCACAACTCCTCATTTTATTTCAACCCACCTTCGCAATACCAAAACCAAAACCCACATATTTGTGCATCAACAGGGCAAGAGAACTGGAAGTTACTCATTTGTTTTTGACAATGACAATCAAGATTACCTTCGTCCTATATCaccctatcttcctcatccTGCTCCTGGAACCTACTCTCGCATCCTCGGGTCCGTTAATGGTTTAATGTGTATATCTGTTATTGCTCAAAGTACCGGTGTTCACATAGTTAACTTGATCCTCTTTAACCCTTCAATTCAACATTTTCTGTCAATTCCTCCACCTCACTCATATTCACTCTTCGGTTGGTATGTTACCGGCTTTGGATTTGATGAAAGGACGCAGGATTACAAAATCTTATTAATAGACTCCAGAGATGGTTTTGTCTACTCATCTAACTCGAATTGTTGGAGGAGGCTTATCACTCCTCCTGTCCACTTCTTTTGGGATTCAGAAGTTTTTGTGAATGGACGGATTCATTTGCTTGCCTTCCATAAAACACCTGTTAAATCCTATACGAATTCCATTATATTGTTTGATGtcaaggatgagacttttggCCAGATATCATTGCCGGAATGTTTGGCAAATTCACATGATGCAGATATAACTATGATGGAATTTGGGGAATCATCAATTGCCCTGATTGAACGAACTCTGCGGGGTGTGACTCTCGATAAAGCAAACGATGTTGATACTACACCCTTTGCTACTGCTGAGATTGCTCACGTGGAGGAGGATGAGCTTGAATTGAAGCGGTCCAAACATGTTAGGAGTACAAAGGATATTGTTTAA